A window of Tetrapisispora phaffii CBS 4417 chromosome 9, complete genome contains these coding sequences:
- the PAF1 gene encoding Paf1p (similar to Saccharomyces cerevisiae PAF1 (YBR279W); ancestral locus Anc_1.309) has product MSKKQEYIANINYQNNLPEPTIPPTLIKYKNNDDEDVGSAHLITSLYSKVNVNNLIKINEDLGMELDLLKIPGVLNNSDLTFLNGFDNIKLDEKDKILLRDPGVDRLAKSDLSKVSFLRRTEYVSTSIVSHNDSSMLANKKRGRLDNNIDDADKVLNTSEIVERIESSFDKNNSDLEKLRHPIKKKLTAVKSWNFLPDTASMDQNYFILRLVGSAKLDAQERSKLALDTAVFRPVELEEDDWISMYTTDSKDSKLLANDLERTLEDTGTVASDNKTYPFKRLRDFDMQQMQSMEDATATNKNEIKDVALVFNDEKNTVYYKPIRSRIELKRRRVNDVIKQLVNEHKLDQINVKLRNPTTNESSLRDKIRTRFDPIDFPYVEEEIEVSQIESQPSNSVEQTTDSSINESNSSTSLNEDTKDKSEEAALEKEDAL; this is encoded by the coding sequence ATGTCAAAGAAACAGGAATACATTGCgaatataaattatcaaaacaATTTACCAGAACCTACTATACCTCCtactttaattaaatataaaaacaatgatgatgaagatgttGGTTCTGCCCATTTAATTACGTCATTATACTCGAAGGTCAACGTCAATAAtctaattaaaattaatgaagatTTAGGTATGGAATTGGATTTGCTTAAAATTCCTGGtgttttgaataattccgatttaacatttttaaatggatttgataatatcaaGTTGGATGAAAAGGATAAGATTTTATTAAGGGACCCAGGAGTTGATAGATTGGCAAAATCTGATTTATCAaaagtttcatttttaagaAGAACTGAATATGTTTCGACTTCAATTGTTTCTCATAATGATTCCTCCATGCTAgcaaacaaaaaaagagGACGTTTGGATAACAATATAGATGATGCTGATAAGGTTCTTAACACTTCTGAGATCGTGGAAAGAATAGAAAGTAGTTTtgataaaaacaattctGATTTGGAAAAATTGAGACATcctataaagaagaagttgaCAGCAGTGAAGTCTTGGAATTTTTTACCAGATACCGCGTCTATGGATCAAAACTATTTCATATTAAGATTGGTAGGTAGTGCCAAGTTAGATGCTCAAGAAAGAAGTAAGCTTGCGTTAGACACAGCTGTCTTTAGACCAGTCGAATTAGAGGAAGACGATTGGATTTCAATGTATACAACCGATTCTAAGGATTCGAAATTATTGGCAAATGACTTAGAAAGAACTTTAGAGGATACTGGTACTGTGGCGAGTGACAACAAAACATATCCATTCAAGAGATTGAGAGATTTTGATATGCAACAAATGCAATCCATGGAAGATGCTACGGctacaaataaaaatgaaattaaagatgTAGCTTTAGTTTTTAACGATGAAAAGAACACAGTATACTATAAACCAATTCGTTCGAgaattgaattaaaaagaaGACGTGTTAATGATGTGATTAAACAACTCGTGAATGAACACAAATTAGATCAAATTAATGTCAAATTAAGAAATCCGACCACAAACGAATCAAGTCTTAGGGATAAAATCAGAACCAGGTTCGACCCAATTGATTTCCCATatgttgaagaagaaattgaagtATCACAAATTGAAAGTCAACCATCTAATAGTGTCGAGCAAACTACTGATAGTAGTATAAATGAATCAAATTCTAGTACAAGTCTTAATGAAGATACGAAAGACAAAAGTGAAGAAGCGGCATTGGAAAAAGAAGATGCATTGTAG